ATAAGTTTTTAGATCCGATTAATTCAATAAACTTTGGAGCGTATCACTTTTTATGGTCATTGTTTAACTCTTTCGATCGCGAGCGAGAACGAGAACAGGTAGACTTCGACAATGATTTTGGCTGGTGGAATGATTGCCACCGCACCATATTTAACGAGCGTTGGGATGTGTGGTTGAATTTTATCATCAGACGTGGATTTGTCATCCAAAAATCGATTCTCGGACAAGATTATTTAGGTCAGAAAGCCAACCAAGCCGATTGGAAAGATACAAATATTCGTTTTTCTCGTACTTGAGAAAACGATCTTGTGCCAACAGTACCTCCCCCGTAGATTCCGCTTGCGTTCGCTTCATCAATACTTTTCATAACTCGATTCATCTGTATCTGTTATGTCTGCACAAAAATTTCGTCAACTACTTCAAACAACCATTAACCAAGCCAATCAAAAAAATCCTAGAGAAATAGGTACTTTAGCCCATTTGCTAATTTATTGTCTTCAACAAAATTATCGTTATCAATCCAAATCTAGTAATGGTAGGGATTCCATTTCAATCGTTATCGATCGGGTAAACTCGGCGATCGCTCAATACGCTGTTGCTTCTAGTAACTCTCAAGAAAATAATTTTTTTATTAGTTATGACATAGAGCTAGCTGTTAGCAACTATGAGAATTTTATTCACAGTCGCTCTGGACAAAACCGACTTACGGATAACGCAATTCATTGGCTTTTAGAAGGAAATTTTGAAGACAAATTTTTAAAGTTATGTCGCAAGATTTGTCGAGAGCAAGGGGTCGATACTCTTTTTCTAATGCCTGAATTTTCCGAGCTAACAGTTGCCGATCTGGGGTTTGGCATCCTAATCGATGCTGAATGGATCGGAACGCAAAACGATTTACCTTTTTTAGGTCGCCAGGCAGATCTTGAGAAACATTTAGGTTTTTTATCTCTTGTAATCCGTCAAAGGAGACACTATTTATTAGAAGGATATCAGGGGGTAGGTAAATCTGTTTTTTTACGAGAATTAATTAAAAATGCTTTAGCTCGCTGGCGAAGTTCTGGCGATCGCTTATTAAGTAATGTTCGTTTTATTTTATTCGAGCGACAAGATTTTATCTATTCTGAAGAAGACAATCGAACTCGTCTTACCCGCCTATATCAATATCTCCAAGCCAATCCTCAAGTAATTCCCATATTCGACAGTTTTGAAACAATTTTAAATCCGACTCTTTCAGTTTACGAAACCTTTGTCAATCTTTTTGGTGGCATTTTGTCTACCACTGGACGCACTTTTATCTTAGTATGTCGCACAGAGAAAGCTTTAAGTTCGAGCTTACTCGAACCGATCCAAAACTATACATTGTCACCTCTATCTCCTACAGTCACTTTAGAAATTGTTTCTAAGAAGATGGAGCAATTAATCGATCGCTCCAGAATAAAGTTAGATTTTGAGACTTCAAAGGAAGAATTTTGTTCTTTATTAATTAGCCTAGCTTCAGAAAGATATCCCGAGCGTTTTTTCCCAGAAATTGCCCTGCATCTGACAGAAAGTACCTTAAATAGAGCAATCAACCGCATTGCCTATCTCAAACATCCACCTTTAGACAAAATTCTCTTTGCAGATTTATGGGAACACATTGCCGAAGAACAATCCATTGGGACTGAAATGTTAGGGAAAGATCCAGACGAATTCTATCAAAAAGTACAATCGAATCTCAAAAAGCAAGTTATCGCTCAAGATACCGCCGTAGAAACAGTCTGTAAAGTGCTACAAAAAATGGCTAAGTGTCCTCCACGCAAAACGCCTCGTGGTAGATTTCTTTTTGTTGGGCC
The sequence above is a segment of the Myxosarcina sp. GI1 genome. Coding sequences within it:
- a CDS encoding AAA family ATPase; its protein translation is MSAQKFRQLLQTTINQANQKNPREIGTLAHLLIYCLQQNYRYQSKSSNGRDSISIVIDRVNSAIAQYAVASSNSQENNFFISYDIELAVSNYENFIHSRSGQNRLTDNAIHWLLEGNFEDKFLKLCRKICREQGVDTLFLMPEFSELTVADLGFGILIDAEWIGTQNDLPFLGRQADLEKHLGFLSLVIRQRRHYLLEGYQGVGKSVFLRELIKNALARWRSSGDRLLSNVRFILFERQDFIYSEEDNRTRLTRLYQYLQANPQVIPIFDSFETILNPTLSVYETFVNLFGGILSTTGRTFILVCRTEKALSSSLLEPIQNYTLSPLSPTVTLEIVSKKMEQLIDRSRIKLDFETSKEEFCSLLISLASERYPERFFPEIALHLTESTLNRAINRIAYLKHPPLDKILFADLWEHIAEEQSIGTEMLGKDPDEFYQKVQSNLKKQVIAQDTAVETVCKVLQKMAKCPPRKTPRGRFLFVGPPGVGKTHLGRKLAIHLGLGDEAFFIFNMSEYSSESARTRFMGADPGYVGYRSTRTIYDLVRSRPSCVILLDEIDRADASIQDILLSILEGEGKDAEGKIVYFSQVIFIMTTNQGQEQVEEIYQNTSAIDNNSRTILADSFSDESLRRLILQGAIDETEIAMQNCLLAQIGDLKHKFDESQSLQDSFQQNGEMLIERYIDLKNRYHRLEYVQRKTPLDRAFLDRVDFVIPFFPIKEPQYLKQILDLTLEEFGWKDCPYAIKERIVTKALEPKQSIRCIERLVKKYLAES